One Coriobacteriia bacterium genomic window, GCCACTCGCGTGCCTCTTCGTGGTCGCCTTGTCCCCAAGCAAGTGCCTCAGCGTGCGCAAGATAGAAGAGAAAGTCGAACTCGGAAGCAATATGGTCAGCACGCTCCCGAAAATCAGAGCGGCTGACGAGACCTAGCTGTTTGTAGCAGCGTTGTACTGCAAGCTCTTCACCCTGATACTCCGCGTAGTCGGCACCGTAGGGGCTGACTACAAGAGGGGTCTGGCAAAACAGCCGGGTGTATTCGACACGCAGCTCATGAAAGCGCCGGTCTTCGCTCGAAATATCCTCGACGTCTCCCGCACGAAAGACATATGAAGCAAGAGACTCATCACTCGACTCTTGGGCCGTAAGCACACACTGCTCCCGAAGCGAGCCTTCGACGAACGAGCGCCTAATGACGTCGTCCGGATAGACCAACATGTTTGCCAATTGGTGGTAGCTCCTGGCACGTTCCACGGCCTGCTGCGAGAAATAGAGAGCGAGCTCGCTGCTTTGTATGTCGTGGCCCTGCTTATCGTTCACAACTCTTCTTCTCTTTGCTCTCACGCATTATCTGTTTGACCGACTCCATCAGTTCGCCGATCCTAGGCTCACTGGCACACCAATGGCAAAGGCTTCCATCGCGTGCAAAGGTGGGGGCTCCACACCGTTCGCACACGATTGCGGGTTCGCTCAGGATGGCCCGCTCCTCAAATGGATCCGCCGTTATGCCATATTCACGCACGATTGCCTGTCCCGTACAGGACATCGCACAGAGGCCGCAATCCGCGCACAACCCTGGCGTATAGAAGGTCTTGAATTCTCCGTCCTCAATACGTTGTTCAATCGCTCCGGTGGGACAAAACTGGCGGCAGACCCCGCAAGCGAGACACGCAGATGTATTGACCTTGAGCGCAGGCCAGACTGTGCTAACCCCTGCGGTTCTCCTGTCGCCCAGCCATGTCGTGCGCAAACGCTGTTTCCATTTCGGTACATGCTGTGCCGTAAGGCGCTGCCTGACCGACCGGTTCGCCGTGTGCGACCGACGCTCAACCTCACGAAATGCCGAAAACAGAAGTGATCCCTGCCGAGCAAATCCTACGCGGAAATCGCGACCATGGGCACGCAGATCCACAGGTGGTTCTTGCGCGGAATCTGAGCCCCCCACGTTGAGGGAATCCGCTGCCGTTCCTTCACTGCACGAGATACGTCCCCTGCGACTTGTCAACGCCTCAATCCAAGTATCCGCCAAGCGGACATTGGTTTTCAGAAGAGACCTTCCTTTTACGCAATCGCAAATCTTGCAGGCATCAACTCTGAGTATGACGCTATAGTTAAGCGCGGCCTCAAAGAGGGCGCCCGGAGAGTATGCACGCAGACAGACCGTGGTTCTTTCCGCCCCCGGAAGCGGTCCGTACTCAGCCTCAAACCTAGGACAGGTTATCTCTACGGATATACCGGAACGCTTTCTGACCGCTTCCACCAGCTCATGTTCGGACCAACTTCGAGAGGAAAAGGCCTCCATCGGACAAGCAGCGATACATACGCCACAACCTATGCACTTCGAACGCTGGAGAACGACATCCTGTCCTACGAAACGGATTGCCCCATTTGGGCATACGTGTTGACAATAACGACAACTTGAATCGGCTCTGCGCTGATTCAAGCAGCGGGACGGGTTTAGCACGAGATCTTGCACTCCCATTGGGGCGAATACACTACTCAAGCCGCAGCTCATCCCTTCCTCGAAGTCAGAGGTC contains:
- a CDS encoding 4Fe-4S binding protein → MSSVFAPMGVQDLVLNPSRCLNQRRADSSCRYCQHVCPNGAIRFVGQDVVLQRSKCIGCGVCIAACPMEAFSSRSWSEHELVEAVRKRSGISVEITCPRFEAEYGPLPGAERTTVCLRAYSPGALFEAALNYSVILRVDACKICDCVKGRSLLKTNVRLADTWIEALTSRRGRISCSEGTAADSLNVGGSDSAQEPPVDLRAHGRDFRVGFARQGSLLFSAFREVERRSHTANRSVRQRLTAQHVPKWKQRLRTTWLGDRRTAGVSTVWPALKVNTSACLACGVCRQFCPTGAIEQRIEDGEFKTFYTPGLCADCGLCAMSCTGQAIVREYGITADPFEERAILSEPAIVCERCGAPTFARDGSLCHWCASEPRIGELMESVKQIMRESKEKKSCER
- a CDS encoding molecular chaperone TorD family protein — protein: MNDKQGHDIQSSELALYFSQQAVERARSYHQLANMLVYPDDVIRRSFVEGSLREQCVLTAQESSDESLASYVFRAGDVEDISSEDRRFHELRVEYTRLFCQTPLVVSPYGADYAEYQGEELAVQRCYKQLGLVSRSDFRERADHIASEFDFLFYLAHAEALAWGQGDHEEAREWQNLERDFHSSHLGEFAASFSDALECATSVDYYVFVAHLIRAAIADPFFL